The DNA window GCAGAACTCCGACGACGCCGGACTGGCCGATGCCGGTGTGAACCTCCAGTCCGAAGCCGCGCAACAGGTCGGCCACGCGGGCGCTGGTGCGCGGCAGGTCGAAGCCCAGTTCCGGCATGCGGTGAAAGGCATGGCGCCATTCGGTCATCTGCGCGGAGAGGTCGGGCGGAAGGGTCATGGTTTGGGCAGGACGAGAATGGCGCGGAAGTCGTTGACATTGGTGAGCGTGGGGCCGGTCACGACCTGATCGCCGATGCGCCCGAAAAAGCCGTGCGCGTCGTTGATGGCGAGCGCGTCGGCGGCGTCGGGGGCTTTCGTGAGCGTGTCGGGCGAGATGATCGCGCCCGCGACCTCGGCCGCGCCGTCGACGCCGTCGGTGTCGCAGGCCAGCGCGTGGATACCGGGCGCGCCGTCAAGCGCGACGGCGAGCGCGAGGCAATATTCGGCGTTGGGCCCGCCGATGCCGTTGCCGCGTCGGGTGACGGTAAGTTCGCCGCCCGAGAGCAGAAGGACGGGTTTGTCGCCCTGTACCTTGCGCGCAAGGGCGGCATGTTCGGCGGCGACGTCGCGGGCCTCGCCTTCGAGGGCGTCGCCCAGGATATGCACGTCTATCCCTTCGGCCTTTGCAATTTCGGCAGCGGCGGCGAGCGATTGCGATGGGGCGGCGTAGATCACGTTTTCCACGGTCGAGAGGCGCGGGTCGTCGGGAGGCAGGGGGTTGCCGCCCGCGGTCAGGTAATCGGTGATGGAGGGCGACGGCGTGACGTTCCAGCGGTCCAGGGCTTCCAAGGCACCGGCCGGGGTGCCGGTGTCGCCCACCGTGGGACCGCTGGCGATGTCGCTTGGGTTGTCGCCGGGGACGTCGGAGATCAAGAGCGCGAGCATCCTGGCGGGGTAGGCGGCGGCGGCCAGTTTGCCGCCTTTGACCGCCGAGATCTGCTTGCGGATGCCGTTGATGGCGCCGATGGGCGCGCCGGAGGCCAGCAGCGCGTCGGTCAGTGCCTGTTTTTCGTTGAGCGTGATTCCGTCGGCGGGTGCGCAGAGGAGTGCGGAGCCGCCGCCGGAGATAAGCGCCAGAACGGTGTCGCCTTCGCCGCAGGTGTCCAGCAGTGCCAGCATCCGGCGGGTGGCGTCGACGCCGGCCTGGTCCGGGACGGGATGCGCCGCCTCGACGATCTCGATCTTTTCGCAGGGGCGGGCATAGCCGTAGCGGGTGATCACCAGCCCCTCACAGGGGCCATAGGCCGCCTCGACCGCCTCGGCCATGCGGGCGCTGGCCTTGCCGGCGCCGATTACCACGAGCCTGCCCTCGGGGTGGGGCGGAAGGTGAGCGGCGAGGCTTTGCATCGGGTCGGCCACTTCCACGGCACGGTCGAACAGGCGGCGCAGGAAGCTGTCGGGGTCTTGCATCGGGGGGCTCCGGGTCTTTGGTTGACGCAGCGTAGCGTTGTTCACGGCGCATGCAAGCCAAGCCTGCTCAGCTTGACAAAACCGGGGGCAGAGGCGACAGACGCGGCCATGTGGATGACCTTTCTTCAGGTGGGCCTTGGCGGCGCCATGGGCTCGATGCTGCGCTTCGGCGTGGGGCAGGCGGTGGCGCGTCACGTCTCTGGCGGCTTTCCGTTGGGCGTGCTGCCGGTGAACATCCTGGGGTCGTTCCTGATGGGGATGGTGGTGGTTTACACGTTCCACAAGGACATCACGCATCTGAACCCGTTCCTGATCGCCGGTGTGCTGGGCGGGTTCACGACCTTCTCAGCCTTTTCGCTGGAGGCGTTCACGCTTTATGAGCGCGGCGCGGTGGGGACGGCGGCGCTCTACGTGATCCTGTCGGTCGCCTTGTCGATCCTCGGGCTGGCATTGGGCGTCTGGCTGGCGCGGGGGATCTGGGCATGAGCGGTGTGCAGACATTGGCGGTGGAGGCCGGCGAGGGCGACCAGCGGGTCGACCGATGGCTGCGGCGACGGTTTCCGCATGTGGCGCAGGGCCGGATCGAGAAGATGTGCCGCAAGGGCGAGCTGCGCGTCGATGGCGGACGGGTCAAGGCCAACACGCGGCTGGAAGAGGGCCAGCAGGTGCGCGTGCCGCCCCTGCCGGAGCCGGGCGAGGTGGAAAGTGCGCCTGTCGAGAAGCAGAAGACGAAGATTTCCGATGCCGACGCGAAGATGATCCGGGACGCGGTGATTTATCGCGACGACCATATCATCGCGCTGAACAAGCCGCCGGGCCTGCCGGTGCAGGGAGGCAGCAAGCTGACCCGGCACGTGGACGGGCTGGCCGATGCGCTGCGGTTCGGGTTTGAGGAAGCGCCGCGGCTGGTCCACCGGCTGGACAAGGATACGTCCGGCGTTCTGATCCTGGCGCGGACCCGGGCGATGGCGGCGGCGATGACGCAAGCGATACGGCACCGCGAGACGCGCAAGATCTATTGGGCCGTGGTGGCCGGTGTGCCGACGCCCTACCTGGGCGAAATCAAGTACGGGTTGGTCAAGGCCGGGGGGCATGGCGCGCGCGGCGAGGGCGAGAAGATGGTCTGCATCCATCCCGGCGAGGTGGACCGGACGAAGGGCGCCAAGCGGGCGATCACGCAATATGCCACGCTTTACCGGGTGGCGAGCCGGGCGTCGTGGGTGGCGATGGAGCCCATCACCGGTCGGACCCACCAGTTGCGCGCGCATATGGCCGAGATCGGCCATCCTATCGTGGGCGACGGGAAATATGGCGGGTCTAGCCAGGAGAACCTTGGCGACGGCTGGGGGGCGAAGCTGGGCGGGATCATCTCGAACAAGCTGCACCTTCATGCGCGGACGATGGCGTTCGAGCATCCGGTGACGAAAAAGCCCGTGGTGATAGAAGCGGAGTTGCCCGAACATATGGCCAACACGTTCGAAACGATGGGCTGGACGCCGGACCTGGCCGCCGAAGATCCGTTCGAGGCGCTGCGATGACTGCGTTGCGGCTGGTGATCTTCGACGTGGACGGCACGCTGGTGGACAGCCAGGCGGATATCGTCGCGGCGATGAGCCATGCCTTTGCGCGGGCCGAGCGGGACGCACCGACGCGCGAGGCGATCCTGTCGATTGTCGGGCTGTCGCTGGACCGGGCCATCGCGTTGCTGGCGCCGGAGGTGGATTCCGGGATGCGGGATCGCATGGTGGAATGGTACAAGGAAGCCTACATTGCCTTGCGGGCCGAGATCGGGGCAGCGCAATCCTCGCCGCTCTATCCCGGGGCGCGGGAGGTGCTGGAGGCGCTCAACGCGCAGCCCGAGACGCTGCTGGGCGTGGCGACGGGCAAGTCGCGCCGGGGGCTGGACAAGCTACTGGAAGGGCATGGGCTGGAGCGGATGTTCATCACCCAGCAGGTCAGCGACCATCATCCGTCAAAACCGCATCCGTCGATGATTCGCGCGGCCCTGTCCGAGACCGGGCTGGAGCCGCACCCGGCGGTGATGATCGGCGACACGAGTTTCGACATGGAGATGGCTGCCGCGGCGGGCGTCGCGGGCATCGGCGTCGGCTGGGGTTATCACCCAAGCGAGGCGCTGAGCGCGGCGCGGCACATGATCGACAGTTTCGACGCCCTGCCGCCCCTGTTGCAGCAGATATGGGAGGCCGCAGCATGAGTGAGTGGAAGGCCAAGCGATTCTGGAAAGAGGCCACCGTCGTGGAGGAAGGGGGCGGGTTCGGCATCCGGCTGGATGGCCGGGCGGTCAAGACGCCGGCGAAGGCCGCGATGGTCGTGCCGACGCGCCCTCTGGCCGAGGCGATTGCGGTCGAGTGGGACGCGCAGGTGGACCTGATTCAACCGGGCACGATGCCGGTGACACGGTCGGCCAATGCGGCCATCGACAAGGTGCGGCATCAGCACGCCGAAGTGGCCGATATGCTGGCCGGTTACGGCGATACGGACCTTCTATGCTATCGCGCGGACAGCCCCGACAGCCTTGTGCGGCGGCAGGCCGAGGCGTGGGACCCGCTGCTGGACTGGGCGGAAACGCGGTACGGGGCGCGGCTGGTGCCGGTGGCGAGCGTGATGCACCGTCCGCAGGACACAGATGCATTGGCGCTTTTTTCAGCAGAAGTGCACGCGATGGACAATTTCGCCCTCACCGCCTTTCACGATCTCGTGGGCTTGTCGGGCTCTCTGGTGATCGGGCTTGCCGCGATGCAGGACGCCCGGCCCGTAGAGGACCTGTGGGAGATTTCGCGCCTCGACGAGCGCTGGCAGGAAGAACAATGGGGCATTGACGAGGAAGCCCGCGCGGTCGAGGCGGTCAAACGCGCCGAATTCCTGCATGCCAAGCGCTTTCACGATCTGGCGCAACGCGGCGAGACCGGGTCCTGAATGGTGGTTTCCCATACGGAAACATTGGCCTGAGACCATCGTTTTTCGTGACACGGGTCTTGACGTTCAGGAATGAATCCACTCACACTTATGCACACTGACGTGGGGGGAACCCCTTTCACAGTATCGCTCCGGTCCTATTGGATCGACTAAACCGCCCTAGATCGGGCGGATACATCAGGAAGAGGTAAACATGAAAAAATCCGTATTTCTAGGCGCGCTGACGGTGGCCGGCCTTACGGCTGGCGCGGCTGCAGCCGCGACGCTTGACGACGTCAAGGCACGCGGCACGCTGAACTGTGGCGTGACCACCGGCCTGGTCGGCTTTGCCGCCCCGGATTCCAACGGGAACTGGGATGGCTTTGACGTCGGCGTGTGCCGTGCTGTCGCTGCCGCCGTGCTGGGTGACCCGCAAGCCGTCGAATTCGTGCCCACCACCGGCAAGACGCGTTTCACCGCGCTGGCCTCGGGCGAAATCGACATGCTAGCCCGGAACACCACCTGGACCTTCTCGCGCGATGTCGACCTGAAGTTCGAATTCGTCGGCATCAACTACTATGACGGTCAAGGCTTCATGGTTCCCAAGGAACTGGGCGTTTCGTCGGCCAAGGATCTGGACGGCGCGACCGTCTGCATTCAGACCGGCACCACGACCGAGCTGAACCTGGCGGACTATTTCCGCAAGAACAGCATGAACTACGAGCCGGTTCCGATCGAAACCAACGCCGAAGCGCAGCAGCAGTACCTGGCTGGCGCATGCGACGTCTACACCACCGACGCCTCGGGCCTGGCCGCGACGCGTGCCGCGTTCGAAGATCCGTCGGCACACGTGCTGCTGCCCGAGATCGTCTCGAAAGAGCCGCTGGGCCCGCTGGTCCGTCACGGTGACAACGAGTGGGGCGACGTGGTTCGCTGGACCCTGAACGCGCTGATCGCGGCCGAAGAGCTGGGTGTCACGAGCGCCAACATCGCCGACATGGCGTCCTCCGCCGGTGACAGCCCGGAGATCAACCGCCTCCTCGGCACCGAGGGCAACCTTGGCGAGATGCTGGGCCTCGAGGCCGACTGGGCCGTGAAGGCCATCTCGGCTGGCGGCAACTATGGCGAACTCTTTGAGAAGAACATCGGTGAGACCACGCCGATCGGTCTGGCGCGCGGCCTGAACGCGCAGTGGACCGATGGTGGCCTGCTCTACTCGCCGCCGTTCCGCTAAGATACCAAGTCGAAGGGCGCGGATCACTCCGCGCCCTTCGCGCATCTAAACCAAGGACAGGCCCACCCGCGCAAAAGCGCATACAATAATCCGGGCCGCCAACGGGGACTTCCAGATGACAACAATAACCGACCCTCAACAGGAGTCGTTTCGACCGTCTATGCTGTTGAACGATACGCGCTATCGTTCCTACACATTCCAGTTCATCGCCCTGATGGTGCTGATCGGGATCATCGCCTACCTGGGCTACAACCTGGTGCTGAATCTGCGGGCCGCAGGGCTGAACATCAGCTATGAATTTCTGGGCGAGCCGGCGGGCTATGACATCAACCAGACGCTGGTGGAGTACACCAGCCGAAGTTCGCATCTGACCGCCGCCATCGTCGGTATCCTGAACACGCTTCTGGTGGCGTTCCTGGCCTGCGTGACAGCGACCATATTCGGCGTGATCGCGGGCGTGCTGCGCCTATCGAACAACTGGCTGGTGCGCAAGCTGATGGCCGGCTATGTCGAGGCGTTCCGCAACGTGCCGGTGCTGATCTGGATCATCATCATCTTCACGATCATGACGGCCGTGTTGCCGGCGCCAAGGGCCTTCCGGGGTGAGGATGCGGACGCGTCGATGATCCTGGGGTCGGTCGCCTTTACCAACCGGGGCGTATACGTGCCGATGCCGATCTGGGGGCCGGGGTCGATGGTGGTCGTGGTGACGTTCATCCTGTCGATTGTCGGGGTGTTCGCCTATCGCGCTTATGCCAAGAAACTGCTGTTCGACACGGGTAGGCTGTTGCCGACGGGATGGCCGTCACTGGCGATCCTGTTCGTGCCGTCGATCCTGATGTTCTTCATCATGGGGCAGCCCATTTCGCTCGACTTCCCGGAACTTGGCGGCTTCAATTTTCGCGGTGGTCTTCAAATCGGGGCACCACTGATCGCGCTTTGGTTCGCGCTGTCGATCTATACCGGCGCCTTCATCGCCGAGAACGTCCGCGCCGGTATCCTGGCCGTCAGCAAAGGTCAGACCGAGGCCGCGGCGAGCCTTGGCTTGCGTCCGCGCCGGATCATGAACCTGGTGATCCTGCCGCAAGCTCTGAGGGTGATCATCCCGCCGCTGATCTCGCAGTATCTGAACATCACCAAGAACTCGTCTCTGGCGATTGCCGTGGGCTATGCCGACATCACTGCGACGCTGGGGGGCATCACGCTGAACCAGACGGGCCGCGCCATCGAGTGCGTGCTCTTGCTGATGCTGTTCTACCTGCTGATCTCGCTCGGGATCTCTGCGGTGATGAACGTTTACAACAACGCCGTGCGGCTGAAGGAGCGCTGAGATGTCTGACACACACGCAGAATCCGTCGCTTATGTCCGCGACACCATGTTGCCGGAATCGCCGCCACCGGCGGCGGAAACCGGCGTTGCCAAGTGGATGAAGCAGAACCTGTTCGCGACGATCCCGAACTCGGTGCTTACCGTCG is part of the Roseovarius sp. THAF9 genome and encodes:
- a CDS encoding glycerate kinase, whose amino-acid sequence is MQDPDSFLRRLFDRAVEVADPMQSLAAHLPPHPEGRLVVIGAGKASARMAEAVEAAYGPCEGLVITRYGYARPCEKIEIVEAAHPVPDQAGVDATRRMLALLDTCGEGDTVLALISGGGSALLCAPADGITLNEKQALTDALLASGAPIGAINGIRKQISAVKGGKLAAAAYPARMLALLISDVPGDNPSDIASGPTVGDTGTPAGALEALDRWNVTPSPSITDYLTAGGNPLPPDDPRLSTVENVIYAAPSQSLAAAAEIAKAEGIDVHILGDALEGEARDVAAEHAALARKVQGDKPVLLLSGGELTVTRRGNGIGGPNAEYCLALAVALDGAPGIHALACDTDGVDGAAEVAGAIISPDTLTKAPDAADALAINDAHGFFGRIGDQVVTGPTLTNVNDFRAILVLPKP
- the crcB gene encoding fluoride efflux transporter CrcB, whose translation is MWMTFLQVGLGGAMGSMLRFGVGQAVARHVSGGFPLGVLPVNILGSFLMGMVVVYTFHKDITHLNPFLIAGVLGGFTTFSAFSLEAFTLYERGAVGTAALYVILSVALSILGLALGVWLARGIWA
- a CDS encoding RluA family pseudouridine synthase, giving the protein MSGVQTLAVEAGEGDQRVDRWLRRRFPHVAQGRIEKMCRKGELRVDGGRVKANTRLEEGQQVRVPPLPEPGEVESAPVEKQKTKISDADAKMIRDAVIYRDDHIIALNKPPGLPVQGGSKLTRHVDGLADALRFGFEEAPRLVHRLDKDTSGVLILARTRAMAAAMTQAIRHRETRKIYWAVVAGVPTPYLGEIKYGLVKAGGHGARGEGEKMVCIHPGEVDRTKGAKRAITQYATLYRVASRASWVAMEPITGRTHQLRAHMAEIGHPIVGDGKYGGSSQENLGDGWGAKLGGIISNKLHLHARTMAFEHPVTKKPVVIEAELPEHMANTFETMGWTPDLAAEDPFEALR
- a CDS encoding HAD-IA family hydrolase: MTALRLVIFDVDGTLVDSQADIVAAMSHAFARAERDAPTREAILSIVGLSLDRAIALLAPEVDSGMRDRMVEWYKEAYIALRAEIGAAQSSPLYPGAREVLEALNAQPETLLGVATGKSRRGLDKLLEGHGLERMFITQQVSDHHPSKPHPSMIRAALSETGLEPHPAVMIGDTSFDMEMAAAAGVAGIGVGWGYHPSEALSAARHMIDSFDALPPLLQQIWEAAA
- a CDS encoding ATP12 family chaperone protein, with the translated sequence MSEWKAKRFWKEATVVEEGGGFGIRLDGRAVKTPAKAAMVVPTRPLAEAIAVEWDAQVDLIQPGTMPVTRSANAAIDKVRHQHAEVADMLAGYGDTDLLCYRADSPDSLVRRQAEAWDPLLDWAETRYGARLVPVASVMHRPQDTDALALFSAEVHAMDNFALTAFHDLVGLSGSLVIGLAAMQDARPVEDLWEISRLDERWQEEQWGIDEEARAVEAVKRAEFLHAKRFHDLAQRGETGS
- a CDS encoding amino acid ABC transporter substrate-binding protein gives rise to the protein MKKSVFLGALTVAGLTAGAAAAATLDDVKARGTLNCGVTTGLVGFAAPDSNGNWDGFDVGVCRAVAAAVLGDPQAVEFVPTTGKTRFTALASGEIDMLARNTTWTFSRDVDLKFEFVGINYYDGQGFMVPKELGVSSAKDLDGATVCIQTGTTTELNLADYFRKNSMNYEPVPIETNAEAQQQYLAGACDVYTTDASGLAATRAAFEDPSAHVLLPEIVSKEPLGPLVRHGDNEWGDVVRWTLNALIAAEELGVTSANIADMASSAGDSPEINRLLGTEGNLGEMLGLEADWAVKAISAGGNYGELFEKNIGETTPIGLARGLNAQWTDGGLLYSPPFR
- a CDS encoding amino acid ABC transporter permease (The N-terminal region of this protein, as described by TIGR01726, is a three transmembrane segment that identifies a subfamily of ABC transporter permease subunits, which specificities that include histidine, arginine, glutamine, glutamate, L-cystine (sic), the opines (in Agrobacterium) octopine and nopaline, etc.), translating into MTTITDPQQESFRPSMLLNDTRYRSYTFQFIALMVLIGIIAYLGYNLVLNLRAAGLNISYEFLGEPAGYDINQTLVEYTSRSSHLTAAIVGILNTLLVAFLACVTATIFGVIAGVLRLSNNWLVRKLMAGYVEAFRNVPVLIWIIIIFTIMTAVLPAPRAFRGEDADASMILGSVAFTNRGVYVPMPIWGPGSMVVVVTFILSIVGVFAYRAYAKKLLFDTGRLLPTGWPSLAILFVPSILMFFIMGQPISLDFPELGGFNFRGGLQIGAPLIALWFALSIYTGAFIAENVRAGILAVSKGQTEAAASLGLRPRRIMNLVILPQALRVIIPPLISQYLNITKNSSLAIAVGYADITATLGGITLNQTGRAIECVLLLMLFYLLISLGISAVMNVYNNAVRLKER